A single Triticum dicoccoides isolate Atlit2015 ecotype Zavitan chromosome 2A, WEW_v2.0, whole genome shotgun sequence DNA region contains:
- the LOC119357789 gene encoding pentatricopeptide repeat-containing protein CRP1, chloroplastic, producing the protein LALIREHNFLPDLASYSHLLASLLNTRDPPDAAILERLLGDLRESRLEPDAPLFSDLISAFARAALPDAALELLASAQAIGLTPRSNAVTALISALGIAGRVPEAEALFLEFFLAGEIKPRTRAYNALLKGYVKIGSLKNAEHVLDEMSECGVAPDEATYSLLVDAYTRAGRWESARILLKEMEADGVKPSSYVFSRILAGFRDRGDWQKAFAVLREMHASGVQPDRHFYNVMIDTFGKYNCLGHAMDVFNRMRGEGIEPDVVTWNTLIDAHCKGGRHDRAMELFKEMRESNCPPGTTTYNIMINLLGEQERWVGVETMMSEMKEQGLVPNIITYTTLVDVYGRSGRYKEAIDCIEAMKADGLKPSPTMYHALVNAYAQRGLADHALNVVKAMRADGLEASTVVLNSLINAFGEDRRVVEAFSVLQFMKENDFKPDVITYTTLMKALIRVEQFDKVPVIYEEMITSGCAPDRKARAMLRSALRYMKHTRVA; encoded by the exons CTCGCGCTCATCCGCGAGCACAACTTCCTCCCGGACCTCGCCTCCTACTCGCACCTCCTCGCCTCGCTGCTCAACACGCGGGACCCGCCCGACGCCGCCATCCTCGAGCGCCTCCTCGGTGACCTCAGGGAGTCGCGCCTCGAGCCGGACGCGCCGCTCTTCTCCGACCTCATCTCCGCCTTCGCGCGGGCCGCGCTCCCGGACGCAGCGCTCGAGCTCCTCGCCTCCGCGCAGGCCATCGGGCTCACGCCACGCTCCAATGCCGTCACCGCGCTCATCTCCGCGCTCGGCATCGCCGGTCGCGTGCCCGAGGCTGAAGCGCTATTCTTGGAATTCTTCCTTGCCGGGGAAATCAAACCGAGGACACGCGCGTACAACGCGCTGCTCAAAGGGTATGTCAAAATTGGGTCGCTCAAGAACGCTGAGCACGTGCTCGATGAAATGTCAGAGTGCGGGGTTGCGCCCGATGAGGCCACTTACAGCTTGCTCGTGGACGCGTACACGAGGGCTGGAAGATGGGAGAGTGCAAGGATACTGCTCAAGGAGATGGAAGCTGACGGAGTTAAACCGAGCTCGTATGTGTTCAGCCGGATCCTTGCGGGGTTCCGTGACAGGGGGGATTGGCAGAAGGCATTTGCGGTGCTACGTGAGATGCATGCAAGCGGTGTGCAGCCGGATCGGCATTTCTACAATGTCATGATAGATACATTTGGGAAGTACAATTGCCTTGGGCACGCCATGGATGTGTTTAACCGGATGCGAGGAGAAGGGATTGAACCGGATGTTGTCACATGGAACACACTTATTGATGCGCATTGTAAGGGAGGGCGGCATGATCGCGCCATGGAGCTGTTTAAGGAGATGCGTGAAAGTAACTGCCCACCAGGCACGACCACATATAACATCATGATCAATTTGCTTGGTGAACAAGAGCGATGGGTGGGGGTGGAAACAATGATGTCAGAGATGAAGGAACAGGGCTTGGTTCCCAACATTATCACCTACACTACACTTGTGGATGTGTATGGGAGGTCTGGTAGGTACAAGGAGGCAATTGATTGCATTGAGGCGATGAAAGCTGACGGACTGAAGCCATCGCCCACCATGTACCATGCCCTTGTCAATGCATATGCGCAAAGG GGTTTAGCAGACCATGCGTTAAATGTAGTCAAGGCCATGAGAGCGGATGGACTCGAGGCTAGCACGGTAGTGCTCAACTCATTGATTAACGCCTTTGGTGAGGATAGAAGGGTTGTTGAAGCATTCTCCGTGCTTCAATTCATGAAGGAAAAT GATTTTAAGCCTGACGTTATTACATACACAACACTAATGAAAGCTCTAATCCGTGTAGAGCAGTTCGACAAG